In one window of Gemmatimonadota bacterium DNA:
- a CDS encoding PhoH family protein: protein MADDVQHRLSTEGADPLLLAGVNEANLLELARATGVRAALRGDTLTLGGTLEQVERATPVVQGMLELARMGETVTPEDVARLVAAGPLTEGPGTLDHKIILPGLRRVIAAKTQGQRDYLQAVATHDIVVGIGPAGTGKTYLAVAKAVEALARKRVRRIVLARPAVEAGESLGFLPGDLQAKVDPYLRPLYDALEDMMPHDRVQKALEQRVIEIAPLAYMRGRTLQDAFIILDEAQNATGAQMKMFLTRLGVNSKVVVTGDKTQIDLPRREDSGLVQIERILPGVDGIAFCYLDENDVVRHRLVREIIRAYAADQHG, encoded by the coding sequence TTGGCCGACGACGTCCAGCACCGGCTCTCCACCGAAGGCGCCGACCCGCTCCTCCTGGCGGGCGTCAACGAGGCCAACCTCCTCGAGCTCGCGCGCGCCACCGGCGTCCGCGCCGCCCTCCGCGGCGACACGCTCACCCTCGGCGGGACGCTCGAGCAGGTGGAACGGGCCACGCCGGTGGTGCAGGGGATGCTGGAGCTTGCGCGCATGGGCGAGACCGTCACCCCCGAGGACGTGGCCCGGCTGGTGGCCGCGGGCCCGCTCACCGAGGGGCCGGGGACGCTCGACCACAAGATCATCCTGCCCGGGCTGCGCCGGGTGATCGCCGCCAAGACCCAGGGCCAGCGCGACTACCTGCAGGCCGTGGCCACCCACGACATCGTGGTGGGTATCGGCCCCGCCGGCACGGGCAAGACCTACCTGGCGGTGGCCAAGGCGGTGGAGGCGCTCGCCCGCAAGCGGGTGCGGCGCATCGTGCTGGCGCGGCCGGCGGTGGAGGCGGGCGAGTCGCTCGGCTTCCTGCCCGGCGACCTGCAGGCCAAGGTCGATCCCTACCTGCGCCCGCTCTACGATGCGCTTGAGGACATGATGCCGCATGACCGGGTGCAGAAGGCGCTCGAGCAGCGGGTCATCGAGATCGCCCCGCTGGCCTACATGCGCGGCCGGACCCTGCAGGACGCCTTCATCATCCTCGACGAGGCCCAGAACGCGACCGGCGCGCAGATGAAGATGTTCCTCACCCGCCTCGGCGTGAACAGCAAGGTCGTGGTGACCGGCGACAAGACCCAGATCGACCTCCCGCGGCGCGAGGACTCCGGCCTGGTGCAGATCGAGCGGATCCTCCCCGGCGTGGACGGCATCGCCTTCTGCTACCTCGACGAGAATGACGTCGTCCGCCACCGCCTGGTCCGGGAGATCATCCGCGCCTACGCCGCGGACCAGCACGGGTGA
- the aspS gene encoding aspartate--tRNA ligase yields MSAATSLRTHRAGSLRREHVGQTVRLGGWVHRTRDLGGVVFMDLRDRDGLVQLSFDPRFTPPEVLRRAGAVGTESVVLVEGEVALRPESARDASIASREVEVQVRVFQVVGPALVPAIPVARKEGEELPAEELRLKHRVLDLRRPELQRSLQLRHRLLQRARATLAAEGFLEIETPILTKPTPEGARDYLVPSRVHPGEFYALPQSPQIYKQLLMVAGYDRYFQIARCFRDEDLRADRQPEFTQIDLEASFVRQDDIMAFIEAVLVALWDEAGHPIAQPFRRLPYREAMERWGIDKPDLRYGFELTDLTGQVASDAAEFVASAIAAGGRVRGLVVPGAGLSRKDLDGLTQVAKAARAGGLIWARLGAQGWEGQGVKAIGAATLAALGGSAGDLLLAVVGPDAITSPALHAVRTEVIRKLNPAPRTAHAFCWVVDFPLFEQDEASGEWIFTHHPFTAPHPDDAAYFASDPGRCRALHYDAVYNGNELGSGSIRITDPAMQSAVFQKLGIGPEDQRRRFGFLLDALATGAPPHGGFAIGFDRVAMLLSGATSLRDVIAFPKTTAARALFEGAPTPVSNDDLRALHVRAIE; encoded by the coding sequence ATGAGCGCCGCCACGTCCCTGCGGACCCACCGCGCCGGCAGCCTGCGCCGCGAGCATGTCGGCCAGACCGTCCGGCTGGGCGGCTGGGTCCACCGCACCCGCGACCTCGGCGGCGTGGTGTTCATGGATTTGCGCGACCGCGACGGCCTGGTGCAGCTCTCCTTCGACCCCCGGTTCACGCCCCCCGAGGTGCTGCGGCGGGCCGGGGCGGTGGGCACCGAGTCGGTGGTGCTGGTCGAGGGCGAGGTCGCGCTGCGGCCCGAGTCGGCGCGGGACGCGTCGATCGCCTCACGCGAGGTCGAGGTGCAGGTGCGCGTCTTCCAGGTGGTGGGCCCGGCGCTGGTGCCGGCCATCCCGGTGGCCCGCAAGGAAGGCGAGGAGCTGCCGGCGGAGGAACTCCGGCTCAAGCACCGCGTGCTCGACCTGCGCCGCCCGGAGCTGCAGCGGAGCCTCCAGCTGCGGCACCGGCTGCTGCAGCGGGCCCGCGCCACGCTGGCGGCGGAGGGCTTCCTCGAGATCGAGACCCCGATCCTCACCAAGCCGACGCCCGAGGGGGCGCGCGACTACCTGGTGCCGAGCCGGGTGCACCCGGGGGAGTTCTACGCGCTGCCCCAGTCGCCCCAGATCTACAAGCAGCTGCTGATGGTGGCCGGCTACGACCGCTACTTCCAGATCGCGCGCTGCTTCCGCGACGAGGACCTGCGCGCCGACCGGCAGCCGGAGTTCACCCAGATCGACCTCGAGGCCTCGTTCGTCCGGCAGGACGACATCATGGCGTTCATCGAGGCGGTGCTGGTGGCGTTGTGGGACGAGGCGGGGCATCCGATCGCCCAGCCCTTCCGCCGGCTCCCCTACCGCGAGGCGATGGAGCGCTGGGGGATCGACAAGCCGGACCTCCGGTACGGGTTCGAGCTCACCGACCTCACCGGCCAGGTGGCGTCCGACGCGGCGGAGTTCGTGGCCAGCGCGATCGCCGCCGGTGGCCGGGTGCGCGGGCTGGTGGTGCCGGGCGCCGGGCTGAGCCGCAAGGACCTCGACGGGCTCACCCAGGTGGCCAAGGCGGCCCGGGCGGGCGGGCTCATCTGGGCGCGCCTGGGCGCGCAGGGCTGGGAAGGGCAGGGGGTCAAGGCCATCGGCGCCGCGACGCTCGCCGCCCTCGGCGGCAGCGCCGGCGACCTGCTGCTCGCGGTGGTGGGCCCCGACGCCATCACCAGCCCGGCGCTCCACGCGGTGCGCACCGAGGTCATCCGGAAGCTCAACCCGGCGCCCCGCACGGCCCATGCCTTCTGCTGGGTGGTGGACTTCCCCCTGTTCGAGCAGGACGAGGCCAGCGGCGAGTGGATCTTCACCCACCACCCCTTCACCGCGCCGCACCCGGACGATGCCGCCTACTTCGCGAGCGACCCGGGCCGCTGCCGGGCGCTGCACTACGACGCGGTGTACAACGGCAACGAGCTGGGCTCGGGATCCATCCGGATCACGGATCCCGCGATGCAGTCGGCGGTCTTCCAGAAGCTGGGGATCGGGCCCGAGGACCAGCGCCGCCGGTTCGGGTTCCTCCTCGATGCCCTGGCCACCGGGGCGCCGCCGCACGGGGGCTTCGCGATCGGGTTCGACCGGGTGGCCATGCTGCTCTCCGGCGCTACCAGCCTGCGGGATGTGATCGCGTTCCCCAAGACCACGGCGGCGCGGGCCCTCTTCGAGGGGGCGCCCACGCCGGTGAGCAACGACGACCTCCGGGCCCTGCACGTGCGGGCGATCGAGTAG
- a CDS encoding S8 family serine peptidase — MQKKLLALACSALLVAACSDGPTGTTQEPLLNVYRTPGAQLVPGRYIVLFKQGKFADVGAEARRIVSGESGRMLFVYDKAAHGFAADLSDAAIERLRRNPNVALIEQDGIVTLDATQAPTPSWGLDRIDQANLPLNNSYTYPNTGAGTHFYGIDTGILGGINGTGTTPHVDIAGRLSTGFDAITVGGTANDCNGHGTHTATTAAGTTYGVAKTATVHPVRVLNCSGSGTFAQVVAGINWVTGDHQAHPGQNSVANMSLGGGADPATDAAVNASIAAGVVYSLSAGNSFGADACTQSPARVTAGLTVMAFDITDRLANFSNIGTCTDLGAPGVNITAGWIGSPTATSTISGTSMSAPHVAGAALLYLAANPGSTVAQVNAAIINNATNGIIGGVGGGAFPANSPNKNLNIQFIGGGGPVNQPPVASFTWSCTGLSCTFNGAGSSDPDGTIASYNWTIAAGTSVSTASSFSRTFPSARTFTLTLTVTDNQGATNSTTQTITVTGGGSNVPPVSSFTYSCTAAHACTFTSTSTDPDGTIASYAWKLAAGNTVSTAASFSRTFPSARTFALTLTVTDNGGATNSSTQTITVP, encoded by the coding sequence ATGCAGAAGAAGCTGCTCGCGTTGGCGTGTTCCGCCCTGCTGGTCGCGGCCTGTTCGGACGGTCCGACGGGCACCACGCAGGAACCGCTGCTCAACGTGTACCGCACGCCGGGCGCCCAGCTGGTCCCGGGCCGGTACATCGTGCTGTTCAAGCAGGGCAAGTTCGCGGATGTGGGGGCGGAGGCGCGCCGGATCGTGTCCGGCGAAAGCGGGCGGATGCTCTTCGTGTATGACAAGGCGGCCCACGGCTTCGCGGCCGACCTGTCGGACGCGGCGATCGAGCGGCTGCGGCGGAACCCGAACGTCGCGCTGATCGAGCAGGACGGCATCGTCACCCTCGACGCCACCCAGGCGCCGACCCCGTCGTGGGGCCTGGACCGCATCGACCAGGCGAACCTGCCGCTCAACAACAGCTACACCTACCCGAACACCGGCGCCGGCACGCACTTCTACGGCATCGACACCGGCATTCTCGGTGGCATCAACGGCACTGGCACCACGCCGCACGTGGACATCGCCGGGCGCCTGAGCACCGGCTTTGACGCGATCACCGTCGGCGGCACCGCCAATGACTGCAACGGGCACGGCACTCACACCGCGACCACCGCGGCGGGCACCACGTACGGCGTCGCCAAGACGGCCACCGTGCACCCGGTCCGGGTGCTCAACTGCAGCGGCTCGGGCACCTTCGCCCAGGTCGTGGCGGGCATCAACTGGGTCACCGGCGACCACCAGGCCCACCCCGGCCAGAACTCGGTGGCCAACATGAGCCTCGGCGGCGGCGCGGATCCGGCCACCGACGCGGCCGTGAACGCCTCGATCGCGGCGGGCGTGGTGTACTCCCTGTCGGCCGGCAACAGCTTCGGCGCCGACGCCTGCACCCAGTCCCCGGCGCGCGTCACCGCGGGCCTGACCGTGATGGCGTTCGACATCACCGACCGGCTGGCCAACTTCTCCAACATCGGCACCTGCACCGACCTGGGCGCGCCGGGCGTCAACATCACCGCCGGCTGGATCGGCAGCCCGACCGCGACCAGCACCATCAGCGGCACCTCGATGTCGGCCCCGCACGTGGCCGGCGCCGCGCTGCTCTACCTGGCCGCTAACCCGGGCTCCACGGTGGCGCAGGTCAACGCCGCGATCATCAACAACGCCACCAACGGCATCATCGGCGGCGTCGGCGGCGGCGCGTTCCCGGCCAACTCGCCGAACAAGAACCTGAACATCCAGTTCATCGGTGGCGGCGGGCCGGTCAACCAGCCCCCGGTCGCCAGCTTCACCTGGTCGTGCACCGGCCTGTCGTGCACCTTCAACGGCGCCGGCTCCAGCGACCCGGATGGCACCATCGCCTCGTACAACTGGACCATCGCCGCGGGCACCTCGGTCTCCACCGCGTCGTCGTTCTCGCGCACCTTCCCGTCGGCCCGGACGTTCACGCTCACGCTGACCGTCACCGACAACCAGGGCGCCACCAACAGCACCACCCAGACCATCACGGTCACGGGTGGCGGCAGCAACGTGCCGCCGGTGTCCAGCTTCACCTACAGCTGCACCGCCGCGCATGCCTGCACCTTCACCTCGACCTCGACCGATCCGGACGGCACCATCGCCAGCTACGCGTGGAAGCTGGCCGCCGGCAACACGGTCTCGACCGCCGCGAGCTTCTCCCGGACCTTCCCGTCGGCGCGCACCTTTGCCCTGACCCTCACGGTCACGGACAACGGCGGGGCGACCAACAGCAGCACCCAGACGATCACCGTTCCGTAA
- a CDS encoding D-glycerate dehydrogenase, translated as MSARPRVVITRKIPEACEAEAARRFDAVLNPGDTPLTAEQLRDALRTADGLLPTVTDKVTAEVLGVAGRRARIVSNFGVGFNNIDIAAAKALGLTVTNTPDVLTDETADIAMTLMLMVARRAGEGERHVRHLEWTGWRPTHMLGARVSGKTLGMIGFGRIAKAMARRAHHGFGMRILFADPFPPKPEEAAALGAEPRNSIEAVLAEADFVSLHCPATPETRHLMNATRLGQMQRHAFLINSARGDVVDEAALVTALREGVIAGAGLDVFEGEPSVTPELLTMENVVLLPHLGSATLETRTAMGMRALENLSLFFAGQPVRDRVV; from the coding sequence ATGAGCGCCCGCCCGCGGGTCGTCATCACCCGGAAGATCCCCGAGGCCTGCGAGGCGGAGGCGGCCCGGCGGTTCGATGCCGTCCTCAATCCCGGGGACACGCCGCTCACGGCGGAGCAGCTCAGGGACGCGCTGCGCACCGCCGACGGCCTGCTCCCGACCGTGACCGACAAGGTCACCGCCGAGGTGCTCGGGGTGGCGGGGCGCCGGGCCCGGATCGTGTCCAACTTCGGCGTCGGCTTCAACAACATCGACATCGCCGCGGCCAAGGCGCTCGGCCTGACGGTGACCAATACCCCCGACGTGCTCACCGACGAGACCGCCGACATCGCCATGACGCTCATGCTCATGGTGGCGCGGCGCGCGGGGGAGGGGGAGCGCCACGTCCGGCACCTCGAATGGACCGGCTGGCGGCCCACCCACATGCTCGGCGCCCGGGTGTCGGGGAAGACCCTCGGCATGATCGGCTTCGGGCGCATTGCCAAGGCGATGGCCCGGCGGGCGCACCATGGGTTCGGGATGCGCATCCTCTTCGCGGATCCGTTCCCCCCGAAGCCGGAGGAGGCCGCCGCGCTGGGCGCGGAGCCGCGGAACTCCATCGAGGCGGTGCTCGCCGAGGCGGACTTCGTCTCGCTGCACTGTCCGGCCACCCCCGAGACCCGGCACCTCATGAACGCCACCCGGCTGGGCCAGATGCAGCGGCACGCCTTCCTCATCAACAGCGCCCGCGGCGACGTGGTGGACGAGGCCGCCCTGGTGACCGCCCTCCGCGAGGGCGTGATCGCCGGCGCCGGGCTCGACGTGTTCGAGGGCGAGCCGAGCGTCACGCCCGAGCTGCTGACGATGGAGAACGTGGTGCTGCTGCCGCACCTCGGCAGCGCCACCCTCGAGACCCGCACCGCCATGGGCATGCGCGCGCTCGAGAACCTCTCGCTCTTCTTCGCAGGCCAGCCGGTCCGCGACCGCGTGGTGTGA
- the rlmN gene encoding 23S rRNA (adenine(2503)-C(2))-methyltransferase RlmN, producing the protein MPERRSDPAGILDRPPAAAAEVLAAWCAAQGLPAFRARQLQPYLWQRPLPGWQEATDLPRPLREALDRDWPLGRLELATEQRSVDGTRKFLWRLPDGEAIESVLIPTGERRTLCISSQAGCALGCIFCATGRMGFRRNLTPFEIAGQAREVALRYPAETPTNIVFMGMGEPLLNWPAVDVALTILNHPDGLGIGARHITVSTVGIVPGMAALAARPEQFRLAISLHAADPERRRPLMPIEKKYPLAAVLEAARAFTKRITFEYVMIAEQNDTDRDADHLGRLARKMGALVNLLPLHPGGAPGLTPAPPARIRAFADRLKHQGVEVVVRRSRGLDISAACGQLRVETESRRPRARAPGTVAG; encoded by the coding sequence ATGCCCGAGAGACGCAGCGATCCCGCCGGAATTCTCGATCGCCCGCCCGCCGCCGCCGCCGAGGTCCTGGCCGCGTGGTGCGCGGCGCAGGGCCTGCCCGCCTTCCGGGCCCGCCAGCTGCAGCCCTACCTCTGGCAGCGGCCCCTTCCCGGCTGGCAGGAGGCCACCGACCTCCCCCGCCCCCTCCGGGAGGCCCTCGACCGCGACTGGCCGCTGGGCCGCCTCGAGCTCGCCACGGAGCAGCGCTCGGTGGACGGCACCCGCAAGTTCCTGTGGCGCCTCCCCGACGGGGAGGCGATCGAGTCCGTGCTGATCCCCACCGGGGAACGCCGGACCCTCTGTATCTCCTCGCAGGCCGGGTGTGCCCTCGGGTGCATCTTCTGCGCCACCGGCCGGATGGGGTTCCGCCGCAACCTGACCCCCTTCGAGATCGCCGGCCAGGCCCGCGAAGTCGCGCTCCGGTACCCGGCCGAGACACCCACCAACATCGTGTTCATGGGCATGGGGGAGCCGCTGCTCAACTGGCCGGCGGTGGACGTGGCGCTCACCATCCTCAACCATCCGGACGGCCTGGGCATCGGCGCCCGTCACATCACCGTCTCCACGGTGGGCATCGTACCGGGGATGGCCGCGCTCGCCGCCCGGCCCGAGCAGTTCCGGCTGGCCATCTCCCTGCACGCCGCCGATCCGGAGCGGCGCCGGCCCTTGATGCCCATCGAAAAGAAGTACCCGCTCGCCGCCGTGCTCGAGGCCGCCCGCGCCTTCACCAAGCGGATCACCTTCGAGTACGTCATGATCGCGGAACAGAACGACACCGACCGTGACGCCGATCACCTGGGCCGCCTGGCGCGGAAGATGGGCGCACTGGTCAACCTGCTGCCGCTGCACCCGGGCGGCGCGCCGGGCCTCACGCCGGCCCCGCCCGCGCGGATCCGCGCGTTCGCCGACCGCCTCAAGCACCAGGGGGTGGAGGTGGTGGTGCGCCGGAGCCGTGGGCTCGACATCAGCGCCGCCTGCGGCCAGCTCCGGGTGGAGACCGAATCCCGGCGGCCGCGCGCGCGTGCCCCCGGCACGGTGGCCGGCTAG
- a CDS encoding phosphoenolpyruvate carboxylase, with the protein MALPPSADPLAASAAQYASEVAELLFGQLVEVVRVRHPYLERVLEGGPIDPAWTPEQLEACLRAQGIWFQLLSIAEQNAGMRRRRQTETERGAEQVRGTLPQVFHELAAQGIAQPDDARRLLRELRVRPTITAHPTEAKRVTVLERHRRIYRKLVDLESPRWTPRERSQLVEGLRTDIELLWMTGELRLEKPTVPQEVYWGLHFFSETLFEATSEMLEKLDRVLAQTWPGERFDIPPFFQFGSWIGGDRDGNPFVTNAVTRRTLAENRVASLLRYRQRLAELLKTLSITERALEVGPGFRAALDRALAQVSDGAGIVSRNPGEVFRQFLACMVRRLEGAIRHAEDGRTAPTAEGYASADELLADIRLLETALREGGSGGLADQLVRPVRREIETFRFSTVRLDLRENTTRLTQALVALWRVSTGRADEPPAVSSEEWKAWLLAELARPRRGDRPLETVPEEVRETLGMFRVVREMRAELDREAFGSFVLSMTREVADVLGAYLLAKEGGLFADEAGIESCTLPIVPLFETIEDLHRAPAMMRELLGIPVVRRSVRALGGTQEVMIGYSDSNKDGGYLTSNWELCKAQARLTRVGEEAGVPISFFHGRGGSVSRGGAPLGRAIAAQPAGSVRGRMRITEQGEVVSLKYANRGTAQYQVELLAASVIEHSLRSEHEAALKPTTEYDEAFEALAGGAQAAYRRFVERPDMLAYFSAASPLEELTRLNIGSRPARRTGARSLADLRAIPWVFAWSQNRHFITGWYGLGSGLDNFLQIRGDRGHRLLARMYEDSRLFRLVLDEVEKTLSYVDLDIARMYAGLVPEVTTRDEIFAMVEAEYRRTVRAVLQVTGGAELAERFPRFRRRLVRRLPTINQASVQQVELLRRYRAAGEAEREAYLSALLLSINCISSGFGATG; encoded by the coding sequence GTGGCGCTGCCGCCCTCCGCCGACCCGCTCGCCGCCAGCGCCGCGCAGTACGCGTCGGAGGTGGCTGAGCTGCTGTTCGGGCAGCTGGTGGAGGTGGTGCGGGTGCGGCATCCCTACCTGGAGCGGGTGCTCGAGGGCGGGCCGATCGACCCGGCGTGGACGCCGGAGCAGCTCGAGGCGTGCCTGCGGGCCCAGGGGATCTGGTTCCAGCTGCTGTCGATCGCGGAGCAGAACGCGGGCATGCGGCGGCGGCGGCAGACCGAGACCGAGCGCGGCGCCGAGCAGGTGCGCGGTACCCTGCCGCAGGTCTTCCATGAGCTGGCGGCGCAGGGGATCGCGCAGCCCGACGATGCGCGGCGCCTGCTGCGCGAGCTGCGGGTGCGGCCCACCATCACGGCCCACCCCACCGAGGCCAAGCGGGTGACGGTGCTGGAGCGGCACCGCCGGATCTACCGCAAGCTGGTGGACCTCGAGTCGCCCCGGTGGACCCCCCGGGAGCGGAGCCAGCTGGTCGAGGGGCTCCGGACCGACATCGAGCTGCTGTGGATGACGGGGGAGCTCCGGCTGGAGAAGCCCACCGTGCCGCAGGAGGTCTACTGGGGGCTCCACTTCTTCAGCGAGACCCTGTTCGAGGCCACCAGCGAGATGCTGGAGAAGCTCGACCGGGTCCTGGCCCAGACCTGGCCCGGCGAGCGGTTCGACATCCCGCCCTTCTTCCAGTTCGGCAGCTGGATCGGCGGTGACCGCGACGGCAATCCCTTCGTCACCAATGCGGTCACCCGGCGCACCCTCGCGGAGAACCGGGTGGCGAGCCTGCTGCGCTACCGCCAGCGGCTGGCGGAGCTGCTCAAGACCCTGAGCATCACCGAGCGGGCGCTGGAGGTGGGGCCGGGGTTCCGCGCCGCCCTCGACCGCGCCCTGGCGCAGGTGAGCGACGGCGCCGGCATCGTGAGCCGCAACCCAGGCGAGGTGTTCCGCCAGTTCCTGGCCTGCATGGTGCGACGGCTGGAGGGCGCCATCCGGCACGCCGAGGACGGCCGCACCGCGCCCACCGCGGAGGGGTACGCCTCGGCCGACGAGCTGCTGGCCGACATCCGCCTGCTGGAGACCGCGCTGCGGGAGGGCGGCAGCGGGGGGCTCGCCGACCAGCTGGTGCGGCCGGTGCGGCGCGAGATCGAGACCTTCCGCTTCAGCACCGTGCGGCTCGACCTCCGGGAGAACACCACCCGGCTCACCCAGGCGCTGGTGGCGCTGTGGCGGGTGAGCACCGGGCGCGCCGACGAGCCGCCGGCGGTGAGTTCGGAGGAGTGGAAGGCCTGGCTGCTGGCGGAGCTCGCGCGGCCCCGCCGCGGCGACCGCCCGCTCGAGACGGTGCCCGAGGAGGTGCGCGAGACGCTCGGGATGTTCCGGGTGGTGCGCGAGATGCGGGCCGAGCTGGATCGTGAGGCGTTCGGCAGCTTCGTGCTCAGCATGACCCGCGAGGTGGCCGACGTGCTCGGCGCCTACCTGCTGGCCAAGGAGGGGGGGCTGTTCGCCGACGAGGCGGGCATCGAGAGCTGCACCCTGCCGATCGTCCCCCTGTTCGAGACCATCGAGGACCTGCACCGCGCCCCCGCGATGATGCGCGAGCTGCTCGGCATCCCGGTGGTGCGGCGCTCGGTGCGCGCGCTCGGGGGCACGCAGGAGGTGATGATCGGCTACTCCGACAGCAACAAGGACGGCGGCTACCTCACCTCCAACTGGGAGCTGTGCAAGGCGCAGGCGCGGCTCACCCGGGTGGGGGAGGAGGCGGGCGTCCCGATCAGCTTCTTCCACGGCCGCGGCGGCTCGGTGAGCCGGGGCGGGGCCCCGCTCGGCCGCGCCATCGCCGCGCAGCCGGCCGGCTCGGTGCGCGGCCGGATGCGGATCACCGAGCAGGGCGAGGTGGTCTCGCTCAAGTATGCCAACCGCGGCACCGCGCAGTACCAGGTGGAGCTGCTGGCCGCGAGCGTGATCGAGCATTCGCTCCGGTCCGAACATGAGGCAGCGCTCAAGCCCACCACCGAGTACGATGAGGCGTTCGAGGCGCTGGCCGGCGGGGCGCAGGCGGCGTACCGGCGGTTCGTGGAGCGGCCCGACATGCTGGCCTACTTCAGCGCGGCGAGCCCGCTCGAGGAGCTCACCCGGCTCAACATCGGCTCCCGCCCCGCCCGGCGCACCGGCGCCCGCTCGCTGGCCGACCTCCGGGCCATCCCCTGGGTGTTCGCGTGGTCGCAGAACCGGCACTTCATCACCGGCTGGTACGGCCTGGGGAGCGGGCTCGACAACTTCCTGCAGATCCGCGGCGACCGGGGCCACCGCCTGCTGGCCCGCATGTACGAGGACTCGCGGCTCTTCCGCCTGGTGCTCGACGAGGTGGAGAAGACCCTGAGCTACGTGGACCTCGACATCGCCCGGATGTATGCCGGCCTGGTCCCCGAGGTCACCACCCGGGACGAGATCTTCGCGATGGTGGAGGCGGAGTACCGCCGGACGGTGCGGGCGGTGCTGCAGGTGACGGGCGGGGCCGAGCTGGCGGAGCGGTTTCCCCGCTTCCGGCGGCGCCTGGTGCGCCGGCTGCCCACGATCAACCAGGCGAGCGTGCAGCAGGTGGAGCTGCTGCGCCGGTACCGCGCGGCCGGCGAGGCGGAGCGGGAGGCCTACCTGTCGGCGCTGCTGCTGTCGATCAACTGCATCTCGAGCGGCTTCGGCGCCACGGGCTGA
- the sucD gene encoding succinate--CoA ligase subunit alpha, whose amino-acid sequence MAILINELTRIIIQGFTGDKATFHAQKMIEYGSKVVGGVTPGKGGQSHIGLPVFNTVKEAVDAVYPDASLIFVPAAFCADAIMEAADAGIKLVCCITDGIPAQDMMMVKRYLRRYPKEKRTTLVGPNCAGLISPGKSMLGIMPGHIYMAGKVGLVTRSGTLGYEAASQMKDLGIGVSSSIGIGGDPINGSSFLDILALFEHDPETEAVMMIGEIGGPQEAEAAMWVKQHMTKPVIGYVAGLTAPKGRRMGHAGAIISAFGDTAAEKAEIMRSLGLTVAKSPAHLGEAVAEALANRPAKKKTVTR is encoded by the coding sequence ATGGCCATCCTGATCAACGAGCTCACCCGCATCATCATCCAGGGCTTCACCGGCGACAAGGCCACCTTCCACGCCCAGAAGATGATCGAGTACGGGTCGAAGGTGGTGGGCGGCGTGACCCCCGGGAAGGGCGGGCAGAGCCACATCGGCCTGCCGGTCTTCAACACGGTGAAGGAGGCGGTGGACGCGGTCTACCCCGACGCCAGCCTCATCTTCGTGCCGGCGGCGTTCTGCGCCGACGCCATCATGGAGGCGGCCGACGCCGGCATCAAGCTGGTCTGCTGCATCACCGACGGGATCCCGGCGCAGGACATGATGATGGTCAAGCGCTACCTGCGGCGGTACCCGAAGGAGAAGCGCACCACCCTGGTGGGCCCCAACTGCGCCGGCCTGATCTCGCCCGGCAAGTCGATGCTGGGCATCATGCCCGGCCACATCTACATGGCGGGGAAGGTGGGCCTGGTCACCCGTTCCGGCACCCTGGGGTACGAGGCGGCGAGCCAGATGAAGGACCTGGGCATCGGCGTCTCGAGCAGCATCGGCATCGGCGGCGACCCGATCAACGGGTCGAGCTTCCTCGACATCCTCGCGCTCTTCGAGCACGACCCGGAGACCGAGGCCGTCATGATGATCGGCGAGATCGGCGGCCCGCAGGAGGCCGAGGCGGCGATGTGGGTCAAGCAGCACATGACCAAGCCGGTGATCGGCTACGTGGCCGGCCTCACCGCCCCCAAGGGACGCCGCATGGGCCACGCCGGCGCCATCATCTCCGCCTTCGGGGACACCGCGGCCGAGAAGGCCGAGATCATGCGCTCCCTGGGGCTGACGGTGGCGAAGAGCCCGGCGCACCTGGGCGAGGCGGTGGCCGAGGCGCTGGCCAATCGCCCCGCGAAGAAGAAGACGGTGACCCGATGA
- a CDS encoding PTS sugar transporter subunit IIA, whose amino-acid sequence MLLTDLLTPERIKVPLAAADKAGVLRELTLLLADRAGAPLDPLLAAVLEREAVLSTGIGHGIAIPHAKSPLVQELMLVSGSSPAGVPFEALDGEPVRLFFLLIGPDSAAGLHVKALSRIARLVRRESVREALLAAPDAAAFHQILIEAEER is encoded by the coding sequence TTGCTGCTGACCGACCTGCTGACGCCCGAGCGTATCAAGGTGCCCCTCGCGGCCGCCGACAAGGCGGGCGTGCTGCGGGAACTGACCCTGCTGCTGGCCGACCGCGCCGGCGCCCCCCTGGACCCGCTGCTCGCGGCCGTGCTGGAGCGCGAGGCCGTCCTCTCCACCGGCATCGGGCACGGTATCGCCATTCCCCACGCCAAGTCGCCGCTGGTGCAGGAGCTGATGCTGGTCTCGGGGAGTTCCCCGGCCGGGGTGCCCTTCGAGGCCCTCGACGGGGAACCGGTGCGGCTCTTCTTCCTGCTCATCGGCCCCGACAGCGCGGCCGGGCTGCACGTCAAGGCGCTGTCCCGGATCGCCCGGCTGGTGCGGCGGGAGAGCGTGCGCGAGGCCCTGCTGGCCGCGCCGGACGCGGCCGCCTTCCACCAGATCCTGATCGAGGCCGAAGAACGATGA